In Helicobacter kayseriensis, one genomic interval encodes:
- a CDS encoding DUF4149 domain-containing protein — protein sequence MKKIIFFLISALIGIELFAGIVIAPTIFFPQKYGLNISLTLFESGLLMTRIFVILGYILFPIALIGLFYALVQKNKILLAVMFIIASLVSLFVFYFTPFILESQALGELATQNKQFAQMHTYSQWCLKAIIFFQFIGLILLAQGPRK from the coding sequence ATGAAAAAAATAATTTTCTTCCTTATTTCTGCATTAATTGGGATCGAACTTTTTGCAGGAATTGTTATCGCCCCCACAATTTTTTTCCCTCAAAAGTATGGCCTCAATATTTCATTAACACTTTTTGAAAGTGGGCTTTTGATGACTAGAATTTTTGTGATCTTGGGTTATATTCTTTTTCCTATTGCACTCATTGGTCTATTCTATGCCTTGGTACAAAAAAATAAAATCTTACTTGCAGTAATGTTCATAATCGCCTCTCTTGTATCTTTATTTGTTTTTTATTTCACTCCTTTTATTTTAGAATCTCAAGCATTAGGGGAGCTAGCAACCCAAAATAAACAATTTGCTCAAATGCATACATATAGCCAATGGTGTCTCAAGGCCATCATCTTCTTCCAATTCATTGGACTTATACTACTTGCACAAGGACCAAGAAAATGA
- the fdhD gene encoding formate dehydrogenase accessory sulfurtransferase FdhD codes for MEVLKKINIVRFEDGNQVPKEDIVILESRVNFYLNGEKIISTMCIPQDEDAHMVGFLLSEGVIDGVGDITSLEVRNSGLEVWMEARSNQKNLINLYKEKTLVSGCGGGITGNTGNQIEIEFNASDLRIEGGWILEHVKRFYQESELYLQTGCVHKAMLLFANGEFLESEDIGRHNAIDKVCGKARLKEKDPNEGILIVSGRLSSEMVTKAVMHRIPIVVSRTAPTFLGVKTAQMHGITLCGFARGKNMNIYTHPSRILF; via the coding sequence ATGGAAGTTTTGAAAAAAATCAATATCGTGCGATTTGAAGATGGGAATCAAGTCCCAAAAGAAGATATCGTGATCTTAGAAAGTCGTGTCAATTTTTATCTCAATGGAGAAAAAATCATTTCAACGATGTGTATCCCGCAAGATGAAGATGCGCATATGGTCGGCTTTTTGTTGAGTGAGGGCGTGATAGATGGGGTAGGAGATATCACTTCTTTGGAGGTTAGAAATAGTGGGCTAGAAGTTTGGATGGAAGCAAGAAGCAATCAAAAAAATCTCATCAATCTCTACAAAGAAAAAACACTTGTCTCAGGCTGTGGAGGAGGGATTACGGGCAATACAGGGAATCAAATCGAGATTGAGTTCAACGCAAGTGATTTGCGCATAGAGGGCGGGTGGATTTTGGAGCATGTCAAGAGGTTTTATCAAGAAAGTGAGCTATATCTTCAGACAGGATGCGTGCATAAAGCGATGCTTTTGTTTGCTAATGGTGAGTTTTTGGAGAGTGAAGATATAGGAAGACATAATGCTATTGATAAAGTTTGTGGAAAAGCAAGACTAAAAGAAAAAGATCCCAATGAGGGCATTTTGATCGTGAGTGGTAGGCTAAGCTCTGAAATGGTGACAAAGGCAGTGATGCATCGTATCCCTATCGTGGTTTCACGCACAGCTCCCACCTTCCTTGGCGTCAAAACAGCTCAAATGCATGGAATCACATTGTGTGGATTTGCAAGGGGGAAAAATATGAATATCTATACTCATCCCTCAAGGATTTTGTTCTGA
- a CDS encoding saccharopine dehydrogenase family protein yields MAVLQIGAGGVGGVVAHKLAMNAQTFGEITLASRTLSKCQEIAQSVFEKTGIQIQCKSVDADNVDALVALINEVKPKVVINVALPYQDLTIMEACLRTKTHYLDTANYEHPDTAKFEYKEQWAFHNRFKEAGIFGLLGSGFDPGVTNVFCAYAQKHYFDEIHFIDILDCNAGDHGYPFATNFNPEINLREVSSKGRYWEEGKWIETQPMEIMQVWDYPEIGQKDSYLLYHEELESLVKNIKGLKRIRFFMTFSQNYLNHMRCLENVGMLRIDEVEHNGTKIIPIQFLKTLLPDPASLAGRTVGKTNIGCYIKGIKEGKEKTIYIYNVCDHQECYKEVNSQAISYTTGVPAMIGAKLIVENKWSGEGVFNMEELDPDAFMEELNQQGLPWKVLEL; encoded by the coding sequence ATGGCTGTTTTGCAGATTGGAGCAGGCGGAGTTGGAGGAGTTGTAGCTCATAAACTCGCTATGAATGCTCAAACTTTTGGAGAAATTACACTTGCCTCAAGAACACTAAGCAAGTGCCAAGAAATTGCTCAAAGTGTTTTTGAAAAAACAGGGATTCAAATCCAATGCAAAAGCGTGGATGCAGACAATGTTGATGCACTTGTTGCATTGATCAATGAAGTCAAGCCTAAAGTTGTCATCAATGTCGCTTTACCCTATCAAGATCTCACGATTATGGAAGCTTGTCTTCGCACAAAAACACATTATCTTGATACTGCAAATTATGAACACCCTGATACTGCCAAATTCGAATACAAAGAACAATGGGCTTTTCACAATCGATTCAAAGAAGCAGGGATTTTTGGACTTTTGGGAAGCGGGTTTGATCCAGGAGTGACAAATGTCTTTTGTGCTTATGCTCAAAAGCATTATTTTGATGAGATTCACTTCATCGATATTCTAGATTGCAATGCAGGAGATCATGGCTATCCTTTTGCGACCAATTTCAACCCAGAAATCAACCTCAGAGAAGTAAGCTCCAAAGGACGCTATTGGGAAGAAGGAAAGTGGATTGAAACCCAACCTATGGAGATTATGCAAGTATGGGATTATCCAGAGATTGGTCAGAAAGATTCTTATCTCCTCTATCATGAAGAATTAGAATCTTTGGTCAAAAACATCAAGGGATTGAAAAGAATCCGCTTTTTTATGACTTTCTCTCAAAACTACCTCAACCATATGCGATGCTTGGAGAATGTAGGGATGCTAAGAATTGATGAAGTTGAGCATAACGGCACAAAAATCATCCCCATCCAATTTCTCAAAACCCTCCTTCCTGATCCAGCAAGTCTAGCCGGACGCACAGTTGGCAAAACCAATATTGGATGCTATATCAAAGGGATTAAAGAAGGCAAAGAAAAAACGATCTATATCTACAATGTTTGTGATCACCAAGAGTGCTACAAGGAAGTCAATTCTCAAGCCATAAGCTACACAACAGGAGTTCCTGCAATGATTGGAGCCAAACTGATCGTAGAAAACAAATGGAGTGGAGAGGGGGTATTTAATATGGAAGAACTCGATCCAGATGCATTTATGGAAGAGCTCAATCAACAAGGCTTGCCTTGGAAAGTATTAGAACTCTAA
- the lpoB gene encoding penicillin-binding protein activator LpoB: MKRWMLICVVVLGFYGCAGGVKYIDPSNPSYVSAGLDFNDLLKASSSSIDSLLKSSFVQSLPSGENAKVLVISDFINDTMQKLDMNQVARRVARSLRESQKFVLSVAMAGSGEREEEMIQKARGARGNQEYKQNSTINQGRLLAPSFSLSGKVVQRNMQVGKEQRIDYYFLMSLVDLENGIVVWDHEVNISKIASGNSSSW; the protein is encoded by the coding sequence ATGAAACGATGGATGTTGATTTGTGTTGTTGTATTGGGGTTTTATGGATGTGCTGGAGGGGTGAAATATATCGATCCAAGCAATCCATCTTATGTGAGTGCTGGACTTGATTTTAATGATTTGCTTAAGGCTTCAAGTTCGAGTATTGATTCATTGTTGAAGAGTTCTTTTGTCCAATCTTTACCTTCTGGAGAGAATGCAAAGGTTTTAGTGATTTCTGACTTTATCAATGACACGATGCAAAAACTAGATATGAATCAAGTTGCTCGTAGGGTGGCAAGAAGTTTGAGAGAGAGTCAAAAATTTGTCTTAAGTGTCGCGATGGCTGGAAGTGGAGAAAGAGAAGAAGAGATGATACAAAAGGCAAGAGGGGCAAGGGGAAATCAAGAATATAAGCAAAACTCCACAATCAATCAAGGCCGACTTTTGGCTCCTTCATTTTCTCTATCAGGAAAGGTTGTGCAACGCAATATGCAAGTTGGGAAAGAACAGAGGATTGATTATTATTTTTTGATGAGTTTAGTGGATTTGGAAAATGGGATTGTTGTGTGGGATCATGAGGTCAATATCTCAAAGATTGCTTCAGGTAACTCTTCAAGTTGGTAA
- the feoB gene encoding ferrous iron transport protein B yields the protein MKKTIIVALAGQPNVGKSSIINKISGSNLRVGNFPGVTIEKAEAKILYKGYEIKIIDLPGTYSLNQYSPEEKVTQDFLLQEEYDLILNIADSTNLERNLILTAQILELNKKTLLALNMNDEAQKEGIEINSQLLSSILGIPTLKVSAKNQEDMLLILDQIIALHTKPFCPSKRTYNEALEEAIGEIENLLSSKQYPCIAQLMKENHFQNFRHLAILLLQQNEKIYALLSSKPCWIELSPLVARLISRIYTISQEKSMQEVFALDHYAYAKGASLEAQKQSNSPRDKTQKIDSILLNKYLGIPIFLLMMWILFQATFTLGAIPKDAIESGFSLLGETLKEYIPYPQLSSLLADGIIGGVGAVISFLPDILILFLGIVLLESTGYMARIAFLLDGFFHRFGLHGKSFIPLVTGFGCSVPAYMSTRMLKNRGDKMLTLFIINFMSCSARLPVYVLFIGAFFPASQSGNILFGIYIFGAIVGLVMAKILKMTAFKDIDEPFVMEMPKYRLPSAKLILFSVWNKAKMYLKKAGTFILAASILIWFAGKYPQDQELIAQYAQKQEALEQQGASQDQITELINEQNALLLEQTYLGRFGEFLSPIFAPFNFDWRLSVSLVTGVAAKEVMISTLGVLYALGEELDETSQSLMETLKDKISIPSAIAFLMFVMFYNPCFAATIVFGKEAGGRKYIFYLFVFTSLIAYFFALLGYFGASLFF from the coding sequence ATGAAAAAGACAATCATTGTTGCGCTTGCCGGACAGCCCAATGTCGGAAAAAGCTCTATTATTAACAAAATCAGTGGCTCTAATCTTAGAGTGGGGAACTTTCCTGGTGTGACCATCGAAAAAGCCGAAGCAAAGATTCTCTACAAGGGATATGAGATCAAGATCATTGACCTCCCTGGGACTTATTCGCTCAATCAATATTCCCCAGAAGAAAAGGTCACTCAAGATTTTCTTCTCCAAGAAGAATATGATCTAATCCTCAACATCGCAGATTCTACCAATCTTGAAAGAAACCTTATCCTCACAGCACAAATTCTTGAGCTCAATAAAAAAACTTTGCTAGCACTCAATATGAATGATGAAGCACAAAAGGAAGGGATTGAAATCAATTCTCAGCTTCTCTCCTCAATCTTAGGGATCCCTACTCTCAAGGTTAGTGCCAAAAACCAAGAAGATATGCTTCTTATTCTTGATCAAATCATCGCACTCCACACAAAACCTTTCTGCCCATCAAAACGCACCTATAATGAAGCTCTGGAAGAAGCGATTGGTGAAATTGAAAATCTCCTTTCATCCAAGCAATATCCCTGCATTGCTCAACTAATGAAAGAAAACCATTTTCAAAACTTTCGCCATTTGGCCATCCTACTTCTTCAACAAAATGAGAAAATCTATGCACTCCTTTCTTCCAAACCTTGCTGGATAGAACTCTCTCCTCTTGTCGCTCGATTGATCTCAAGAATCTACACCATCTCTCAAGAAAAGAGTATGCAAGAAGTCTTTGCCCTTGATCACTATGCCTATGCCAAAGGAGCAAGCCTAGAGGCACAGAAGCAATCCAATAGCCCAAGAGATAAAACACAAAAAATCGACTCTATCTTGCTCAACAAATACCTTGGAATTCCCATCTTTCTTTTGATGATGTGGATTCTTTTCCAAGCGACCTTTACGCTAGGTGCAATCCCAAAAGATGCGATCGAATCGGGATTTTCTCTTTTGGGTGAAACACTCAAAGAGTATATCCCCTACCCTCAACTTTCCTCCTTACTTGCTGATGGGATTATTGGGGGTGTGGGTGCAGTGATTAGCTTCTTGCCTGATATTTTGATTCTCTTCCTTGGAATCGTATTGCTTGAAAGCACTGGCTATATGGCACGTATTGCATTTTTATTAGATGGTTTTTTTCATCGCTTTGGATTACATGGAAAAAGCTTTATCCCTCTTGTTACTGGATTTGGATGCAGTGTTCCTGCGTATATGAGCACAAGGATGCTTAAAAATCGTGGGGACAAAATGCTCACCCTCTTTATTATCAACTTTATGAGTTGCAGTGCAAGACTTCCTGTTTATGTGCTCTTTATTGGTGCTTTTTTCCCTGCTAGTCAAAGTGGAAATATCTTGTTTGGAATTTATATTTTTGGGGCTATTGTGGGGCTGGTTATGGCAAAGATTCTTAAAATGACAGCTTTTAAAGATATTGATGAACCATTTGTTATGGAAATGCCAAAGTATCGCCTACCTTCAGCAAAACTCATTCTATTTAGCGTATGGAACAAGGCAAAAATGTATTTAAAAAAAGCTGGAACTTTTATTCTTGCTGCTTCTATCTTGATTTGGTTTGCAGGGAAATACCCACAAGATCAAGAACTCATCGCACAATATGCTCAAAAGCAAGAAGCATTAGAGCAACAAGGTGCAAGCCAGGATCAGATCACAGAACTTATAAACGAACAAAACGCTCTCTTGCTTGAGCAAACTTATCTTGGGCGCTTTGGAGAATTTCTCTCTCCTATTTTTGCTCCTTTCAATTTTGATTGGAGGCTTTCTGTTTCTCTTGTCACAGGTGTCGCAGCAAAAGAAGTGATGATTTCAACACTTGGGGTACTTTATGCACTTGGAGAAGAGCTTGATGAAACTAGCCAAAGTCTTATGGAAACCCTCAAAGACAAGATTTCCATTCCCTCTGCGATTGCGTTTTTGATGTTTGTGATGTTTTATAATCCCTGCTTTGCTGCCACAATTGTTTTTGGGAAAGAAGCAGGTGGAAGAAAGTATATTTTCTATCTCTTTGTTTTTACTTCTCTTATTGCTTATTTCTTTGCACTTTTGGGATACTTCGGAGCTAGCTTATTTTTCTAA